Proteins found in one Pelobacter seleniigenes DSM 18267 genomic segment:
- a CDS encoding response regulator, with protein sequence MNILLVEDDEMIGVAVKKGLSQEGFVVDWVRNADEAGLALESKRYEVLLLDLGLPDRSGLEVLNELRKRGDTIAAIILTARDAVADRITGLDSGADDYLVKPFDLDELSARIRAVQRRKLGRAEPLLESGQLSLNPASRECFWQGRAVILSAREFSLLEALIERPGAVLSRAQLEERLYGWGEEIESNTIEVHIHHLRKKLAAEAIKTVRGVGYMLGNLE encoded by the coding sequence ATGAACATCCTGTTGGTTGAAGATGATGAAATGATCGGCGTAGCCGTAAAAAAAGGCCTCAGCCAGGAGGGGTTTGTGGTCGATTGGGTCAGGAATGCCGATGAAGCCGGCCTGGCTCTGGAAAGCAAGCGCTATGAAGTCCTGCTCCTTGACCTGGGCCTGCCCGATCGATCCGGGTTGGAGGTGCTGAATGAATTACGGAAAAGAGGCGATACGATTGCCGCCATCATCCTGACTGCCCGCGACGCGGTAGCGGATCGGATTACCGGCCTGGACAGCGGCGCCGATGATTATCTGGTCAAGCCTTTTGATCTGGATGAGCTGAGTGCCCGCATCCGGGCGGTGCAAAGACGGAAACTGGGGCGGGCCGAACCGCTGCTGGAGTCAGGTCAGCTGAGCCTGAACCCAGCCTCCAGAGAATGTTTCTGGCAGGGCCGTGCGGTGATTCTGTCCGCCCGCGAGTTCTCTCTGCTTGAAGCCCTGATCGAGCGGCCCGGTGCGGTGCTTTCCCGTGCGCAGCTGGAAGAACGGCTGTACGGCTGGGGGGAGGAGATTGAAAGCAACACCATTGAAGTCCACATCCATCATCTGCGGAAAAAGCTGGCTGCCGAAGCGATCAAAACCGTCCGTGGGGTCGGCTACATGCTGGGAAATCTGGAATGA
- a CDS encoding sensor histidine kinase: MNSIRKRLLRLLLIGQLLAVLLTGTIIFFYVRGELEAIFDDRLYQLAHSVHMDSDSISQAPLPLIKAQENDDDFVIQVWRDDGTLLLLLNSEEGTPARAAEGFSNHIDKGVSWRSFVLRRGDRLIQASQPLSDRLEVSSSVAWGATVPVIILVIVLGLLVRVSINYGLGPLKKLTESLEKRRPYAMEPLPTEGLPDEVLSLVQVLNSLLQRLDVALQSQRKFVADAAHELRTPLAAVQLQAQLLQKIDDPDERRQALDQMRAGTVRASHLAQQLLTLARLEPEDWQRPLTAVDLGELIKTVVAEFAPAALKRQIDLGIAENEPATIMGDQESLRIMLGNLVDNALRYTPQKGRIDLALQRAGRLARLEVLDNGPGIPAAERQQVFSRFYRCPGTTALGSGLGLAIVREVVTHHNGEIRLAARVGGPGLRVTINLPLAEDNPARQKKSAA; the protein is encoded by the coding sequence ATGAATTCAATCCGCAAACGCCTCTTACGCCTGCTTCTGATCGGCCAACTGCTGGCCGTGCTCTTAACCGGGACGATCATCTTCTTCTATGTCCGCGGTGAACTGGAAGCCATCTTTGATGACCGTCTCTATCAGCTGGCCCACAGCGTTCATATGGACAGCGATTCCATCTCCCAGGCTCCCCTGCCCCTGATCAAGGCCCAGGAGAACGATGACGATTTCGTCATTCAGGTCTGGCGGGATGACGGCACTCTGCTGTTGCTGCTCAATAGTGAAGAAGGGACTCCGGCGCGGGCAGCGGAAGGCTTTAGCAATCATATCGACAAGGGCGTCAGCTGGCGCAGTTTCGTGCTGCGCCGCGGGGACCGGCTGATTCAGGCCAGCCAACCCTTATCCGACCGGCTCGAAGTCAGCAGCAGCGTGGCCTGGGGAGCCACGGTCCCGGTCATCATCCTGGTGATTGTACTCGGTCTGCTGGTCAGGGTCAGTATCAATTACGGCCTTGGTCCCCTGAAAAAACTGACCGAGTCCCTGGAGAAAAGACGCCCTTATGCCATGGAGCCCTTGCCCACCGAAGGTTTGCCCGATGAAGTGCTCTCATTGGTCCAGGTCCTGAACAGTCTGTTGCAACGGCTGGATGTCGCCTTGCAAAGCCAGCGCAAATTCGTCGCGGATGCCGCCCATGAACTGCGCACCCCGTTAGCCGCGGTGCAACTGCAAGCCCAGCTGCTACAGAAGATCGACGACCCGGACGAACGACGGCAGGCCTTGGACCAGATGCGCGCCGGAACAGTTCGCGCCAGTCACCTGGCCCAGCAGTTACTGACCCTGGCCCGGCTGGAGCCGGAAGATTGGCAGCGCCCCTTAACCGCCGTGGATCTCGGCGAGTTGATCAAAACGGTGGTTGCCGAATTTGCCCCGGCAGCGTTAAAACGGCAGATCGATCTGGGAATAGCGGAAAATGAACCGGCAACAATCATGGGTGATCAGGAAAGCCTGCGGATCATGCTCGGCAACCTGGTCGATAACGCCCTGCGCTACACACCGCAGAAGGGACGGATTGACCTCGCTCTGCAACGAGCAGGCCGCCTGGCCCGCCTGGAAGTCCTTGATAACGGGCCGGGAATCCCCGCGGCAGAACGGCAGCAGGTCTTTTCCCGCTTCTATCGCTGCCCGGGAACCACCGCCTTGGGCAGCGGATTGGGATTGGCGATTGTCCGGGAAGTGGTCACCCACCATAATGGTGAGATCAGGCTCGCCGCAAGAGTTGGCGGTCCGGGATTGCGCGTCACGATCAACCTGCCCCTGGCAGAGGACAACCCTGCACGGCAAAAAAAGAGCGCGGCTTGA
- a CDS encoding GntR family transcriptional regulator: MTDNRSEYRLDHSAAVRPQIYRLLRDRIIRGDLEPGTKISESAIALEYLVSRQPVREVFIRLVEMGLLEVRPQRGTFVRRIVISAVMDARFVREAIEADIVRAVLENQDNTALVAELQWQIVEQGRVAESDPDAFMALDELFHHTLADAAGKSYAWEVVENIKMQMDRVRHISVRCFSRTHVVEQHRAIVEGIAVGNAAAAEQAMRIHLRGILKDLPGIVKSKADFFEDDQD; the protein is encoded by the coding sequence GTGACAGACAATCGAAGCGAATACCGGCTGGATCATTCCGCTGCGGTCAGGCCGCAGATTTATCGCCTGTTGCGTGATCGTATTATCCGTGGCGATCTGGAACCCGGGACGAAGATTTCCGAATCTGCGATTGCCCTCGAATATCTCGTCAGCAGGCAACCGGTACGTGAGGTTTTTATCCGCCTGGTGGAAATGGGGCTGCTGGAGGTTCGTCCCCAGCGCGGAACCTTTGTTCGCCGGATAGTTATTTCCGCGGTTATGGACGCGCGCTTTGTGCGTGAGGCGATCGAGGCCGATATTGTCAGGGCCGTGCTTGAGAACCAGGACAATACGGCGTTGGTGGCCGAGCTGCAATGGCAGATTGTCGAGCAGGGGCGGGTTGCCGAGAGCGATCCTGATGCTTTTATGGCCCTGGATGAACTGTTCCACCATACCCTTGCAGATGCCGCTGGTAAGTCCTACGCATGGGAGGTGGTGGAAAATATCAAAATGCAGATGGACCGGGTCCGCCATATCAGTGTCCGCTGTTTTTCCAGAACCCATGTCGTAGAGCAACACCGCGCCATTGTTGAAGGCATCGCCGTAGGAAACGCTGCTGCCGCGGAGCAGGCGATGAGGATTCATCTGCGCGGTATCCTGAAGGACCTCCCAGGAATCGTGAAAAGTAAAGCGGATTTTTTTGAGGATGATCAAGATTGA
- a CDS encoding trigger factor, with product MAVKLLKSSAEEAVFTIEIDAVTIENAIMEEFTKATKGQQQSPHIPLSNRAMLAKHPELDKIAGQALNNILPRYYMQAIKELGLTPMTFPQIKPRETKLGEPCLVEIRVALEPKIPLQQYEGLQATYAPVIVTEDDVTQQLAGIRQQRGAGDDDAKLLATLPFDSIEAFSAEVRSSLQTMATEKTAANKREAVLNKLVEVNPCSVREEVIEQQTMMMINQFRQQVGANNFEGYLKSSGRTIDDAKKEIRPEAEAAVRKNLLLSAVADKIAPEISEEDIKAVISKQENSIMEVGMSYADRRKRIEETPGALEQLTHAIRLEKAVDFIVRKAVLTETEPMRILDQLPEHMK from the coding sequence ATGGCGGTCAAACTGTTAAAATCCAGCGCGGAAGAAGCGGTCTTTACCATCGAAATTGATGCCGTGACGATTGAAAATGCGATCATGGAAGAATTCACCAAAGCGACCAAAGGGCAGCAGCAAAGTCCACATATCCCTTTGAGCAACCGGGCCATGTTGGCCAAACACCCGGAGTTGGACAAAATCGCCGGCCAAGCGCTGAATAATATCCTGCCACGCTATTATATGCAGGCCATTAAGGAACTGGGGCTGACCCCGATGACCTTCCCCCAAATCAAGCCGCGGGAAACCAAACTGGGCGAACCCTGCCTTGTCGAAATCCGCGTCGCCCTGGAACCGAAAATCCCGCTGCAGCAGTATGAAGGATTGCAGGCAACCTACGCGCCGGTGATCGTCACCGAGGACGATGTCACCCAGCAGCTCGCTGGAATCCGCCAACAGCGCGGTGCCGGAGACGATGACGCCAAACTTCTGGCCACCCTGCCCTTTGACTCCATCGAAGCATTCAGCGCCGAAGTGCGCAGTTCGCTGCAAACCATGGCCACGGAAAAAACCGCCGCCAACAAACGGGAAGCCGTCCTTAACAAGCTGGTCGAAGTCAACCCCTGCAGCGTCAGGGAAGAAGTCATCGAACAGCAGACCATGATGATGATCAATCAGTTCCGTCAGCAGGTGGGGGCCAACAATTTCGAGGGTTACCTCAAATCTTCGGGCCGCACCATCGACGATGCAAAAAAGGAGATCCGCCCGGAAGCCGAGGCTGCGGTCAGAAAAAACCTGCTGCTGTCGGCTGTTGCTGACAAAATAGCACCTGAGATCAGTGAAGAAGATATCAAGGCGGTCATCTCAAAGCAGGAAAACTCCATCATGGAGGTTGGAATGAGCTACGCCGACCGGCGCAAACGGATCGAGGAGACCCCCGGCGCCCTCGAACAGCTGACCCATGCCATTCGGCTTGAGAAAGCAGTCGACTTCATCGTTCGGAAAGCGGTCCTGACAGAAACTGAGCCGATGCGAATTCTGGATCAGCTGCCGGAGCATATGAAATAA
- a CDS encoding 5-carboxymethyl-2-hydroxymuconate Delta-isomerase yields the protein MPHIVLESAEDILARYSGEELIRQVHATVLASQLFNERDIKIRVKSYNDYAVGGKHEAFIHLFTTIMPGRTVDQRAQLSKAVVVKLAEMFPDIQHITMSIDEFEKETFFNRRMI from the coding sequence ATGCCGCATATTGTCCTTGAGAGCGCAGAAGACATTTTGGCCCGCTATTCCGGAGAAGAACTGATCAGGCAGGTTCATGCGACAGTCCTGGCTTCTCAGCTGTTCAATGAGCGGGATATAAAAATACGCGTGAAGTCATACAATGACTATGCTGTCGGCGGCAAACATGAGGCCTTTATTCATCTCTTCACAACGATCATGCCGGGTCGCACCGTCGACCAGCGGGCACAGTTAAGCAAAGCTGTCGTGGTGAAACTAGCCGAAATGTTCCCGGATATTCAGCACATCACCATGAGTATTGACGAATTTGAAAAAGAGACCTTCTTTAATCGGAGAATGATTTAG
- a CDS encoding MFS transporter — translation MSTLHSNIKKLYAFSFLEMSLFPMAIITLFWKDQIGMSLTQILLLQSIFAVAMAVMEYPSGYISDRIGYRKALNYAALLGVIGWGLYTIAETFSGVLIAEIFLGISMSFISGSDSALLFESLKGTDEELFYARHQGRMSGAGQIGEACGALFAGVMYAAAPLLPFIIQVLVWILLFFLTRTLVEPQRSGNPPASHVAEAWRSTRYALLDNKRLRYTILLNLVLGLSSFYPVWLIQPYMQDGGVPVSWFGPIWAVANLSVALFAFASHRSQLKLGDGRMVILFALLIVGGYLGLGLAGGLWGFLFYYLLTSMRGLRGPMLLNFAQREIPSANRAGILSLQSLCFRLVFVCTGPLIGKLADGIGVQQTFLLLCYAFILVLPPVVWLFLRQLRQTNPAPAGVGEEK, via the coding sequence ATGTCGACACTCCACTCCAACATCAAAAAACTCTACGCCTTTTCCTTTCTCGAGATGAGTCTGTTCCCCATGGCGATCATCACCCTGTTCTGGAAAGACCAGATCGGGATGAGCCTGACGCAGATCCTGCTCTTGCAGAGTATCTTTGCCGTGGCCATGGCGGTTATGGAATACCCATCCGGCTATATCAGCGACCGGATCGGTTACCGTAAAGCGCTCAATTACGCGGCTCTGCTCGGGGTGATCGGCTGGGGGCTGTACACCATTGCCGAAACCTTCAGCGGGGTGCTGATCGCGGAAATCTTCCTGGGCATTTCCATGTCCTTTATCAGTGGCTCAGACAGTGCGCTGCTGTTCGAAAGCCTTAAGGGAACCGACGAGGAGCTTTTTTACGCCCGCCATCAGGGGCGGATGAGCGGGGCCGGGCAGATTGGTGAAGCCTGCGGTGCTTTGTTTGCCGGGGTAATGTACGCGGCGGCACCATTGTTGCCCTTTATTATTCAGGTGCTGGTCTGGATTCTGCTCTTTTTTCTGACCCGGACCCTGGTCGAACCACAACGCTCCGGCAATCCGCCAGCCAGCCATGTTGCCGAGGCCTGGCGGTCGACCCGCTACGCCTTGCTGGACAATAAACGGCTGCGTTATACCATTCTGTTGAATCTGGTGCTGGGTCTGTCCTCTTTTTACCCGGTCTGGCTGATCCAGCCCTATATGCAGGATGGTGGGGTGCCGGTCTCCTGGTTTGGACCGATCTGGGCCGTCGCCAACCTGAGCGTGGCTCTGTTTGCCTTTGCCAGTCACCGCTCCCAATTGAAACTGGGGGACGGGCGCATGGTGATTTTGTTTGCCCTGCTGATCGTCGGCGGCTATCTGGGGCTGGGCCTGGCCGGCGGGTTGTGGGGATTCCTCTTCTATTACCTGCTGACCAGTATGCGCGGCCTGCGCGGGCCGATGCTGCTCAACTTTGCCCAGCGGGAAATCCCCTCGGCCAATCGCGCCGGCATCCTGTCGCTGCAGTCCCTCTGTTTCCGCCTGGTCTTTGTCTGCACCGGTCCGCTGATTGGCAAACTGGCGGACGGCATCGGCGTTCAGCAGACCTTCCTGCTGCTTTGCTACGCTTTTATCCTGGTCCTGCCGCCGGTGGTCTGGCTGTTCCTGCGCCAATTACGGCAAACGAACCCGGCTCCGGCAGGTGTCGGGGAAGAAAAATAA
- a CDS encoding phosphatase PAP2 family protein, which translates to MRYVKQLSTLFLALVLAAGMAGCDGSDSNNKDSYSIPAEPGGLGYEQTVANPAVDFPLPVVDYAENNSPSDTKYSTLTNPMAYALRGINHIWKGTTDNWQENASTYSDAVNGYDGGDGPGPDDYVTGNPIIDAEAWKTNIEYVVKVTRNRSEDQALLAFLDDRRSKNYSVIDGFGPLTEDFVAASGAYYNFTPMKLSDVLTNTTFHPEDNDDVGYGGYTDSELGDVVDLAQKFRWTDASTSGAKYVFGTPRPWRMNDAGEINFYGVTAYTCYDANGDIVSNGGEDVFRIDSYESSVSVVPGLACARRAHSLSKEAAGLYSATTENRRKDNGYPSGHTNAGVLASLAYAYAFPQRYSEMLMRGSDLGENRIIAGMHSPVDVIGGRMLGLMVATHTLNTYPEVAAAAYQQAEEYFGAKAETAGMELYDYAHRKVSETGSYKDGAYLNIDVFDNNFYSDHTAIKDLYLERMTYGLPQEGTLGLDPIVPEGAELLLATRLPYLTAAQRRAVLASTEIESGYPLLDDSNGWGRINLMAAADGYGAFNGDVTVEMDASQGAFNARDWWRNDISGAGKLTKTGTGTLTLTGLNSYSGGTVINAGTLEAASATAFGSGDVYMTGGTTSVKTPAALELAGKYTQLDGTLQLLIGADGQGTLAVGGTAIIVDGELVIDFAADYTPTVGERIKIMTANRVHGEFAEVSAAGYDISADYGKNSVTITIDAIL; encoded by the coding sequence ATGAGGTATGTAAAACAATTATCAACCCTGTTCCTGGCCCTGGTCCTGGCTGCCGGTATGGCCGGCTGCGACGGCAGCGACAGCAACAACAAAGACAGCTACAGTATCCCGGCCGAGCCGGGCGGTCTCGGCTACGAGCAGACCGTCGCCAATCCTGCCGTCGATTTCCCGTTGCCGGTCGTCGACTATGCCGAAAACAACAGCCCTTCCGATACGAAATACAGCACTCTGACCAACCCGATGGCCTATGCGCTGCGCGGGATCAACCATATCTGGAAAGGCACCACTGACAACTGGCAGGAGAATGCCAGCACCTACAGCGATGCCGTCAACGGCTATGATGGCGGCGACGGTCCTGGGCCTGACGACTATGTGACAGGGAATCCCATCATTGATGCCGAGGCCTGGAAAACCAATATCGAATACGTTGTCAAAGTCACTCGGAATCGGAGCGAAGATCAAGCCCTGCTGGCTTTCCTGGACGATCGCCGCAGCAAAAACTACAGTGTCATCGACGGCTTCGGCCCACTGACTGAAGATTTTGTCGCAGCATCCGGTGCTTATTATAATTTTACCCCGATGAAATTAAGCGATGTCCTGACCAACACCACCTTCCACCCCGAGGACAATGATGATGTCGGCTACGGCGGCTACACCGATTCCGAGTTGGGCGATGTCGTCGACCTGGCCCAGAAGTTCCGCTGGACGGATGCCTCCACCAGCGGCGCCAAATATGTCTTTGGCACGCCCCGGCCATGGCGGATGAACGACGCTGGCGAAATCAATTTCTACGGCGTCACCGCCTATACCTGTTACGACGCCAACGGTGATATTGTCAGCAACGGCGGCGAGGATGTGTTCCGCATCGACAGTTATGAAAGCAGTGTCAGCGTGGTTCCCGGCCTGGCCTGCGCCCGTCGCGCCCACAGTCTCTCCAAAGAAGCTGCCGGACTCTATTCGGCGACTACAGAAAACCGGCGCAAGGATAACGGTTATCCCAGCGGCCACACCAACGCCGGGGTGTTGGCCTCGTTGGCCTATGCCTATGCTTTTCCCCAGCGCTACTCCGAAATGCTGATGCGTGGTTCCGACCTGGGAGAAAATCGGATCATCGCCGGCATGCACTCGCCGGTGGATGTAATCGGCGGCCGGATGCTCGGCCTGATGGTTGCAACCCATACCCTGAATACTTACCCGGAAGTCGCGGCGGCCGCCTACCAGCAGGCCGAGGAATACTTCGGCGCCAAGGCGGAAACAGCAGGCATGGAATTGTACGATTATGCCCACCGCAAGGTCAGCGAAACCGGCAGCTATAAAGACGGCGCTTACCTCAATATCGATGTCTTTGACAACAATTTCTACAGCGATCACACGGCAATCAAAGACCTCTACCTGGAACGGATGACTTATGGCCTGCCGCAAGAAGGCACTCTGGGCCTGGACCCCATTGTTCCGGAAGGCGCGGAACTGTTGCTGGCCACCCGGCTGCCTTACCTGACTGCGGCCCAGCGCCGCGCGGTCCTGGCCAGCACCGAAATCGAATCCGGCTATCCCCTGCTTGACGATTCCAACGGCTGGGGACGAATCAACCTGATGGCAGCTGCCGACGGTTACGGTGCTTTCAACGGCGATGTCACAGTTGAGATGGATGCCAGCCAAGGGGCTTTCAACGCTCGGGACTGGTGGCGAAACGATATCAGCGGGGCGGGCAAACTGACCAAAACCGGCACCGGCACGCTCACCCTGACCGGTCTTAACAGTTATAGCGGCGGAACCGTTATCAACGCAGGAACCCTGGAAGCAGCATCGGCAACGGCCTTCGGAAGCGGGGATGTTTACATGACCGGCGGAACGACCTCCGTCAAAACTCCGGCCGCCCTGGAGCTTGCCGGCAAATACACCCAGCTTGATGGAACCTTACAGCTGCTGATCGGTGCGGATGGACAAGGAACCCTCGCTGTCGGGGGGACGGCGATTATTGTTGATGGTGAGCTGGTGATTGATTTTGCCGCTGACTACACCCCGACAGTCGGTGAACGGATCAAAATCATGACCGCCAACCGGGTTCATGGTGAATTTGCTGAGGTTTCTGCAGCAGGCTACGACATTTCCGCAGATTACGGGAAAAACTCGGTGACCATCACTATCGACGCCATTCTTTAA
- a CDS encoding GntR family transcriptional regulator, whose protein sequence is MPTLGATEKDTMNMSMREAAYKSIEELLNTGTLRPGQLVTQRGLVELTGLTLGAVREAVPRLEAEGLLQTFPKRGLLVPSLDVSFVRDAYQMRRMIELAAIPDLLGRLDQHTLEEWIDRHCDALTWSSSDDLESLAQDFQSFDWSMHERFVAAMQNALVENVYRVTAIKIRMAVQSRIKVTPGNIHRVAKEHLRILKALKQGDVAAAREALAFHLDNSLKLALGEQLTEVPFED, encoded by the coding sequence ATGCCGACGCTCGGTGCAACGGAAAAAGACACAATGAATATGTCCATGCGCGAAGCTGCCTATAAAAGCATTGAAGAACTGCTTAACACCGGGACTTTGCGGCCGGGGCAACTGGTCACCCAGCGTGGCCTGGTCGAGTTGACCGGGTTGACCCTGGGAGCAGTGCGGGAGGCTGTCCCACGCCTGGAAGCGGAAGGGTTGCTGCAGACCTTTCCCAAACGGGGGTTGCTGGTTCCCAGTCTGGACGTGTCGTTTGTGCGTGATGCCTATCAGATGCGCCGGATGATCGAACTGGCCGCCATCCCCGATTTGCTCGGGCGGCTTGATCAGCACACCCTGGAAGAATGGATCGACAGACACTGCGACGCATTGACCTGGAGCAGCAGTGACGACCTGGAGTCGCTGGCCCAGGACTTTCAAAGTTTTGACTGGTCGATGCATGAACGGTTCGTTGCCGCCATGCAGAATGCACTGGTCGAAAATGTCTACCGGGTGACCGCTATCAAGATCCGGATGGCTGTTCAGTCCCGGATCAAGGTGACGCCGGGGAATATCCACCGCGTTGCCAAAGAGCATTTGCGGATTCTCAAGGCTCTTAAGCAGGGAGATGTCGCTGCCGCCCGTGAGGCGCTGGCGTTCCATCTCGACAATTCCCTGAAGCTGGCCCTGGGCGAGCAGCTCACCGAAGTGCCTTTTGAAGACTGA